Proteins encoded within one genomic window of Actinoplanes octamycinicus:
- a CDS encoding HIT family protein codes for MADCVFCGIVAGDVPAFKVADEPSGLAFLDTRPVFKGHVLVVPRPHIVQLTELPADLIGGYFGLVQRLSAAVPAALGTTGTFVAMNNLVSQSVPHLHTHVVPRTKGDGLRGFFWPRHKYAGDEEAAEFAENIGKEYRRLGVTDSGRRE; via the coding sequence GTGGCGGACTGCGTGTTCTGTGGAATCGTGGCGGGCGATGTCCCGGCGTTCAAGGTCGCCGACGAGCCGTCCGGGCTGGCCTTCCTCGACACCCGGCCGGTGTTCAAAGGGCACGTCCTGGTGGTGCCCCGCCCCCACATCGTCCAGCTCACCGAGCTCCCCGCCGACCTGATCGGCGGGTATTTCGGGCTGGTGCAGCGCCTCAGCGCGGCGGTGCCCGCGGCCCTCGGCACCACCGGGACCTTCGTCGCGATGAACAACCTCGTCTCCCAGTCGGTGCCGCACCTGCACACCCACGTCGTGCCCCGGACCAAGGGCGACGGCCTGCGCGGGTTCTTCTGGCCCCGGCACAAGTACGCCGGCGACGAGGAGGCCGCGGAGTTCGCCGAGAACATCGGTAAGGAATACCGCCGCCTCGGCGTTACAGACAGCGGACGAAGGGAGTGA
- a CDS encoding cystathionine gamma-synthase produces MTTDQYGFDTLAIHAGQDPDPRTGAVVPPIYQTSTYAQDAVGAPRLGYEYSRSGNPTRDALQECLAAIEGGRRGLAFASGLAAEDTLLRTICRPGDHVVIPNDAYGGTYRLFAKVAERWGLDWTAAPLDDPDAVRAAFRPGHTRLIWAETPTNPLLNIADIPALAALAHEYDALLAVDNTFASPYLQQPLALGADVVIHSTTKYLGGHSDVVGGALVVADPGLGDELGFHQNAMGAVNGPFDAWLTLRGIKTLGVRMDRHCDNAERIVGFLSEHKKVSSVLYPGLDTHPGHETAAKQMRRFGGMVSFRAAGGAEQAIEICNRAKLFVLAESLGGVESLIEHPGQMTHLSAAGSALEVPADLVRLSVGIETVDDLLADLEQALG; encoded by the coding sequence ATGACAACCGATCAGTACGGGTTCGACACCCTCGCCATCCACGCGGGCCAGGACCCGGACCCCCGCACCGGCGCGGTGGTTCCGCCGATCTACCAGACGAGCACGTACGCACAGGACGCGGTGGGCGCCCCGCGGCTCGGCTACGAGTACAGCCGGTCCGGCAACCCGACCAGGGACGCGCTGCAGGAGTGCCTCGCGGCGATCGAGGGCGGCCGGCGCGGGCTGGCCTTCGCCAGTGGCCTCGCGGCCGAGGACACCCTGCTGCGGACGATCTGCCGGCCCGGCGACCACGTGGTCATCCCGAACGACGCGTACGGCGGCACCTACCGGCTCTTCGCGAAGGTCGCCGAGCGCTGGGGCCTGGACTGGACCGCCGCCCCGCTGGACGACCCGGACGCGGTGCGCGCCGCGTTCCGCCCCGGCCACACCCGGCTGATCTGGGCCGAGACGCCGACCAACCCGCTGCTGAACATCGCCGACATCCCGGCGCTGGCCGCGCTCGCCCACGAGTACGACGCGCTGCTCGCGGTGGACAACACGTTCGCCTCGCCGTACCTGCAGCAGCCGCTCGCGCTGGGCGCCGACGTGGTGATCCACTCCACCACGAAGTACCTGGGTGGACATTCCGACGTGGTCGGCGGCGCGCTGGTGGTGGCGGACCCCGGCCTCGGCGACGAGCTGGGCTTCCACCAGAACGCGATGGGCGCGGTGAACGGTCCGTTCGACGCGTGGCTGACCCTGCGCGGGATCAAGACCCTCGGCGTACGGATGGATCGGCACTGTGACAACGCCGAGCGGATCGTCGGCTTCCTGAGCGAGCACAAGAAGGTGTCCAGCGTGCTCTACCCGGGGCTGGACACCCACCCGGGTCACGAGACCGCGGCCAAGCAGATGCGCCGGTTCGGCGGCATGGTGTCGTTCCGCGCGGCGGGTGGCGCCGAGCAGGCGATCGAGATCTGCAACCGGGCGAAGCTCTTCGTGCTCGCCGAGTCGCTGGGCGGCGTCGAGTCGCTGATCGAGCACCCGGGGCAGATGACACATCTGTCGGCTGCGGGCTCAGCGCTTGAAGTTCCCGCCGATCTCGTGCGACTGTCTGTCGGCATCGAAACCGTTGACGATCTGCTCGCCGATCTGGAGCAGGCGCTCGGCTAG
- a CDS encoding amidase — protein sequence MDSTTWVGATAKQIARAVRRGDTNATQVVADHLEQIAISDPALGAFRVVRGGEAIAEAEKVDEQEDLANLPLAGVPVAVKENTGVAGLPTWHGSAAARTREVAEEDHEVVRRLRGAGAVVVGVTKMPEMGLWAVTDDEDGATRNPWDLERTPGGSSGGSAAAVAAGLVPMAQGNDGLGSIRIPAACCGLVGLKPGRGVVPVDFGDMDWFGLVENGVLTTTVADAALGFSVLSGQAPVKLVEPAKLRVGVSLRSPISGVKPDEANVSAVATASKLLVEAGHDTIKADPRYPTGVQLGVLATWFAGAYRNSEGLDLRSLQPRTQRHIRLGKAAMRAGLVRQSQRDGWRERSIRFFADRNVDLLLTPALATAPPPALQYSSIPWYRNMRANAEYAPYAAPWNFAGLPAIVVPVGFRPDGLPLAVQLVGPPDSELLLLSVAGQFEVQNPWQRHALV from the coding sequence ATGGACAGCACGACCTGGGTGGGCGCCACCGCGAAGCAGATCGCCCGGGCGGTGCGGCGCGGGGATACCAACGCCACCCAGGTCGTGGCCGACCACCTGGAACAGATCGCCATCTCGGACCCGGCGCTCGGCGCGTTCCGGGTGGTCCGCGGCGGTGAGGCGATCGCCGAGGCGGAGAAGGTCGACGAGCAGGAGGACCTGGCGAACCTGCCGCTGGCCGGGGTGCCGGTGGCGGTCAAGGAGAACACCGGCGTGGCCGGCCTGCCGACCTGGCACGGCTCGGCCGCGGCCCGCACCCGCGAGGTGGCCGAGGAGGACCACGAGGTGGTCCGCCGGCTCCGCGGGGCGGGCGCGGTGGTGGTCGGCGTCACCAAGATGCCGGAGATGGGCCTCTGGGCGGTCACCGACGACGAGGACGGGGCCACCCGCAACCCCTGGGACCTGGAGCGCACCCCCGGCGGCTCGTCCGGTGGCTCGGCCGCCGCGGTGGCCGCCGGGCTGGTCCCGATGGCCCAGGGCAACGACGGGCTCGGCTCGATCCGGATCCCGGCGGCCTGCTGCGGCCTGGTCGGGCTCAAGCCGGGCCGCGGCGTGGTGCCGGTCGACTTCGGCGACATGGACTGGTTCGGCCTGGTGGAGAACGGCGTGCTGACCACCACGGTGGCGGACGCCGCGCTCGGCTTCAGCGTGCTCTCCGGGCAGGCCCCGGTGAAACTGGTCGAGCCGGCGAAACTGCGGGTCGGCGTGTCGCTGCGCTCGCCGATCTCCGGGGTGAAACCGGACGAGGCGAACGTCTCGGCGGTCGCCACCGCGTCGAAACTGCTGGTCGAGGCGGGGCACGACACGATCAAGGCGGATCCGCGCTACCCCACCGGGGTGCAGCTCGGCGTGCTGGCCACCTGGTTCGCGGGGGCGTACCGGAACTCGGAAGGTCTTGATCTGCGCAGTCTGCAGCCGCGCACCCAGCGGCACATCCGGCTGGGCAAGGCGGCGATGCGGGCCGGCCTGGTCCGGCAGTCGCAGCGCGACGGGTGGCGGGAGCGGTCCATCCGGTTCTTCGCCGACCGCAACGTGGACCTGCTGCTCACCCCGGCGCTGGCCACCGCGCCGCCGCCGGCCCTGCAGTACTCGTCGATCCCGTGGTACCGCAACATGCGGGCGAACGCGGAGTACGCGCCGTACGCCGCGCCGTGGAACTTCGCCGGGCTGCCGGCCATCGTGGTGCCGGTCGGCTTCCGGCCGGACGGGCTGCCGCTGGCCGTGCAGCTGGTCGGCCCGCCCGACTCGGAGCTGCTGCTGCTCTCCGTGGCCGGGCAGTTCGAGGTGCAGAACCCCTGGCAGCGTCACGCCCTCGTGTGA
- the ilvA gene encoding threonine ammonia-lyase: MTDLLALADVEAARDLLGGVVKTTPLVTSRPLTEITGVPVWLKCENQQRAGSYKVRGAYTRIARLSDAERARGVVAASAGNHAQGVALAAGLLGIKATVFMPEGAPLPKVTATKGYGASVEYAGTSVDDALAAAADFARQTGAVLIHPFDHPDVIAGQGTVALEILEQCPEAATIITAVGGGGLISGLAVAAKALRPDLRIVGVQASGAAAFPPSLAAGAPQKLDSCLTIADGIAVMRPGELTFAHVAKLVDEVVTVTDEDLSAALLVLLERHKMVVEPAGAAAVAALLTGAYVPARDGGPVVAILSGGNIDPMLLLKVIEHGLASAGRYLRLAVRCTDRPGQLVGMLREIADQRANIVDVVHSRQSPRLGFGEVEVALSVETRGPAHSSALISALRDAGYRVSLLADATP, translated from the coding sequence ATGACCGACCTGCTCGCCCTGGCCGACGTCGAAGCCGCCCGGGATCTGCTCGGCGGGGTCGTGAAGACCACGCCGCTGGTGACCTCCCGCCCGCTCACTGAGATCACCGGGGTGCCGGTCTGGCTCAAGTGCGAGAACCAGCAGCGGGCCGGGTCGTACAAGGTGCGCGGGGCCTACACCCGGATCGCCCGCCTCTCCGACGCGGAGCGGGCCCGGGGCGTGGTCGCGGCCAGCGCCGGCAACCACGCGCAGGGCGTGGCGCTCGCCGCCGGGCTGCTCGGCATCAAGGCGACCGTCTTCATGCCGGAGGGCGCGCCGCTGCCCAAGGTGACCGCGACCAAGGGGTACGGCGCCTCCGTCGAGTACGCCGGGACCAGCGTCGACGACGCGCTCGCCGCGGCCGCCGACTTCGCCCGGCAGACCGGCGCGGTGCTGATCCACCCGTTCGACCACCCGGACGTGATCGCCGGCCAGGGCACGGTGGCGCTGGAGATCCTGGAGCAGTGCCCGGAGGCGGCCACCATCATCACCGCGGTCGGCGGCGGCGGGCTGATCTCCGGTCTCGCGGTCGCGGCCAAGGCGCTCCGGCCCGACCTGCGGATCGTCGGGGTGCAGGCGAGCGGGGCGGCGGCCTTCCCGCCCTCGCTGGCCGCCGGCGCGCCGCAGAAGCTGGACTCGTGCCTGACCATCGCCGACGGCATCGCGGTGATGCGGCCCGGCGAGCTGACCTTCGCGCACGTCGCGAAGCTGGTCGACGAGGTGGTCACGGTCACCGACGAGGACCTGTCGGCGGCCCTGCTGGTGCTGCTGGAGCGGCACAAGATGGTGGTCGAGCCGGCCGGCGCGGCCGCGGTGGCCGCCCTGCTCACCGGGGCGTACGTGCCGGCTCGCGACGGCGGCCCGGTGGTGGCGATCCTGTCCGGCGGCAACATCGACCCGATGCTGCTGCTCAAGGTGATCGAGCACGGGCTCGCCTCGGCCGGGCGCTACCTGCGCCTCGCGGTCCGCTGCACCGACCGGCCCGGCCAGCTGGTCGGGATGCTCCGGGAGATCGCCGACCAGCGGGCCAACATCGTCGACGTGGTGCACTCCCGGCAGAGCCCGCGGCTCGGTTTCGGCGAGGTGGAGGTGGCGCTGTCCGTCGAGACCCGCGGCCCGGCCCACTCGTCGGCGCTGATCAGCGCCCTCCGCGACGCCGGTTACCGGGTCTCCCTGCTGGCCGACGCCACCCCCTGA
- a CDS encoding M48 family metallopeptidase has protein sequence MVSVGESCPKCAAATISKRSAEPWCPACEWNLDRFEADRAPEIGWRWVDRRLFGTAYWLTERQFAELKGAPLAGRRASAARIATIVLSVVLLAAVGALLVTGVWLLTYDFFTPVNLIGLVLVLIAVVLRPRLGRLSRLAAGAQQLDRATAPALFDVIERVAGAIGAPIPDVVLLSADRNAFTATIGVRRQRVLCLGAPLWAVLDPQERVALLGHELGHFVNGDVRRGVVTQAAVTTLGQVAYLLAPRGRRSGFVEMVVDFLARTAARFFLSVHLVLVWISMRDSQRAEYLADEMAARAAGSEAAIRLCDQFLFDEAIDTVVRREARAGNGAAAWRTAAGQARTGLSADVPAYRQLSRRTEASLFASHPPFGLRAGLIAGREAQPAAVVLTEAERARMDDELAAHYERVRRELVAANW, from the coding sequence ATGGTGTCGGTGGGGGAGAGCTGCCCGAAGTGCGCGGCGGCGACGATCAGCAAGCGGTCCGCCGAGCCCTGGTGCCCGGCCTGTGAGTGGAACCTGGACCGGTTCGAGGCGGACCGGGCGCCGGAGATCGGCTGGCGCTGGGTGGACCGGCGCCTGTTCGGCACCGCGTACTGGCTGACCGAGCGGCAGTTCGCCGAGCTCAAGGGCGCGCCGCTGGCCGGCCGCCGGGCATCGGCGGCCCGGATCGCCACGATCGTCCTGTCCGTGGTGCTGCTCGCCGCGGTCGGCGCGCTGCTGGTGACCGGGGTCTGGCTGCTCACCTACGACTTCTTCACGCCGGTCAACCTGATCGGGCTGGTGCTGGTGCTGATCGCGGTGGTGCTCCGGCCGCGGCTGGGCCGATTGTCCCGGCTCGCTGCGGGCGCGCAGCAGCTGGACCGGGCCACCGCGCCAGCGCTTTTCGACGTGATCGAGCGGGTGGCGGGGGCGATCGGCGCGCCGATACCGGACGTGGTGCTGCTCTCCGCCGACCGGAACGCGTTCACCGCGACGATCGGGGTGCGCCGCCAGCGGGTGCTCTGCCTGGGCGCCCCGCTCTGGGCGGTGCTGGACCCGCAGGAACGGGTCGCGCTGCTCGGGCACGAGCTGGGTCACTTCGTGAACGGGGACGTGCGGCGCGGGGTGGTGACCCAGGCTGCGGTGACCACTCTCGGACAGGTCGCGTACCTGCTGGCGCCCCGGGGACGTCGCAGCGGCTTCGTCGAGATGGTGGTCGACTTCCTGGCCCGGACGGCGGCCAGGTTCTTCTTGTCGGTGCACCTGGTGCTGGTGTGGATCAGCATGCGTGACTCGCAGCGCGCCGAGTACCTGGCCGACGAGATGGCGGCGCGGGCGGCCGGCAGCGAGGCCGCGATCCGGCTGTGCGACCAGTTCCTGTTCGACGAGGCGATCGACACCGTGGTGCGGCGGGAGGCGCGGGCCGGGAACGGGGCGGCGGCCTGGCGGACTGCGGCGGGACAGGCGCGGACCGGGCTGTCCGCGGACGTTCCGGCGTATCGACAGCTCAGTCGGCGTACCGAAGCGTCGCTTTTCGCCTCTCATCCGCCTTTCGGCCTGCGGGCCGGGCTGATCGCCGGGCGGGAGGCGCAGCCGGCCGCGGTGGTGCTGACCGAGGCGGAGCGGGCCCGGATGGACGACGAGCTCGCGGCGCACTACGAGCGAGTGCGCCGCGAGCTCGTTGCCGCGAACTGGTGA
- the greA gene encoding transcription elongation factor GreA has product MSSSQAPKTWLSQDAYDRLQAELDELIAGRPAIAAEINARREEGDLRENGGYHAAREEQSRQEGRILYLKEFLRNSEVGEVQAADSVVPGSVVTIYFDDDQADTETFLLGSREISSTTDLTVYSPESALGKAILGARPGQTVTYTAPSGADIKVTVVKFGAFEG; this is encoded by the coding sequence GTGTCCAGTTCCCAGGCCCCGAAGACCTGGCTCTCCCAGGACGCATACGACCGGCTGCAGGCCGAGCTCGACGAGTTGATCGCAGGCCGGCCGGCGATAGCGGCGGAGATCAACGCCCGGCGCGAGGAGGGCGACCTCCGGGAGAACGGCGGCTACCACGCGGCCCGCGAGGAGCAGAGCCGCCAGGAGGGCCGGATCCTGTACTTGAAGGAGTTCCTGCGCAACTCCGAGGTCGGCGAGGTCCAGGCCGCCGACTCGGTGGTGCCCGGCTCGGTCGTGACGATCTACTTCGACGACGACCAGGCCGACACCGAGACGTTCCTGCTCGGCTCGCGGGAGATCTCGTCGACCACCGACCTGACCGTCTACAGCCCGGAGTCGGCGCTCGGCAAGGCGATCCTCGGCGCCCGCCCCGGCCAGACCGTGACCTACACGGCCCCCAGCGGCGCCGACATCAAGGTCACCGTGGTCAAGTTCGGCGCCTTCGAGGGCTGA